Proteins from one Sphingomonas sp. HF-S4 genomic window:
- a CDS encoding FAD-dependent oxidoreductase codes for MEHDSQPQRLDPSDPYLREAQTFPSLSDEMAARVAAFGTEEVLDDGTLLFRRGDRSVDFFLCLGGGIEILDVDVKGQETVVHTHVPRQFTGELDLFNDRTILVTARAKGTTRVVRVGRVEFRRMMAAEPDIGEIIMRAFILRRVGMLIHGTAGVALVGPGHASDTVRIENFLSRNALPHRRIDTETDADAAGFMECFALRDGDLPVVVAEGRALRNPSNAQLADTLGLASAVDPDHVHDVVVVGAGPAGLASAVYAASEGLDTIVIESVAPGGQAGTSSKIENYLGFPTGISGQALAGRAQVQAQKFGARLLVSRSAVGIDCDNQPYAILLDDGATVRARAVVVATGARYRKLDLPLYAELEGNGIYYAATAMEAGLCANQTAVVIGGGNSAGQAAIYLSRTAGHVHMLVRGAGLAATMSRYLIERIEASERITLHPYTEVTALEGDKHLKALSWTDRKSGAAQRHDVGALFVMIGAQPNTDWLDGCVDLDQAGFVKTGSGETFFCSSAHGVFAVGDVRAGSVKRVASGVGEGSVVVSAIHRYLESLEQ; via the coding sequence ATGGAACATGATTCGCAGCCGCAACGACTCGATCCTTCCGATCCGTATTTGCGCGAGGCGCAGACGTTCCCCTCGCTGTCCGACGAGATGGCGGCGCGAGTCGCGGCGTTCGGCACCGAAGAAGTCCTGGACGACGGCACGTTGTTGTTCCGCCGCGGCGATCGCAGCGTGGACTTCTTCCTGTGTCTGGGCGGCGGGATCGAGATCCTCGACGTCGACGTGAAGGGCCAGGAGACCGTGGTCCACACGCATGTGCCGCGCCAGTTCACCGGCGAACTCGACTTGTTCAACGACCGCACGATCCTGGTCACCGCGCGCGCAAAGGGCACGACTCGCGTAGTGCGCGTCGGCCGGGTCGAGTTCCGCCGGATGATGGCCGCCGAACCCGATATTGGCGAGATCATCATGCGCGCGTTCATCCTGCGCCGGGTCGGCATGCTGATCCACGGTACCGCCGGCGTCGCCTTGGTCGGGCCGGGCCATGCGTCGGACACCGTGCGGATCGAGAATTTCCTGTCGCGCAATGCGTTGCCGCACCGGCGGATCGATACCGAGACCGATGCCGACGCCGCGGGCTTCATGGAATGCTTCGCGTTGCGCGACGGGGACTTGCCGGTGGTGGTCGCCGAGGGGCGGGCGTTGCGCAATCCGAGCAACGCCCAGCTCGCCGATACGCTGGGGCTCGCCTCGGCGGTCGATCCCGACCATGTCCATGACGTCGTGGTGGTCGGCGCCGGGCCTGCGGGGCTGGCCTCGGCGGTGTATGCCGCGTCGGAGGGGCTCGACACGATCGTGATCGAATCGGTCGCGCCAGGCGGCCAGGCCGGGACCAGCTCGAAGATCGAGAATTATCTAGGCTTCCCGACGGGCATTTCGGGGCAGGCGCTGGCGGGGCGCGCGCAGGTCCAGGCGCAGAAATTCGGCGCGCGGCTGCTCGTCTCGCGCAGCGCGGTGGGCATCGACTGCGACAACCAGCCCTATGCGATCCTGCTCGACGACGGCGCGACGGTGCGTGCGCGGGCAGTGGTCGTCGCCACCGGCGCGCGGTACCGCAAGCTCGACTTGCCGCTCTATGCCGAGCTCGAGGGCAACGGCATCTATTACGCCGCGACCGCGATGGAAGCCGGGCTGTGCGCCAACCAGACCGCGGTGGTGATCGGCGGCGGCAATTCGGCGGGGCAGGCGGCGATCTACCTCTCGCGCACGGCTGGGCACGTCCACATGCTGGTGCGCGGCGCCGGGCTGGCGGCGACGATGTCGCGCTACCTGATCGAGCGGATCGAGGCTTCCGAGCGGATCACCCTCCATCCCTATACCGAAGTCACCGCGCTGGAGGGCGACAAGCATCTCAAGGCGCTCAGCTGGACCGATCGCAAGAGCGGTGCGGCGCAGCGGCACGACGTCGGCGCGCTGTTCGTGATGATCGGCGCGCAGCCCAATACCGACTGGCTCGACGGCTGCGTCGATCTCGACCAGGCGGGATTCGTCAAGACCGGGTCGGGCGAGACCTTCTTCTGTTCCTCGGCGCACGGCGTGTTCGCGGTCGGCGACGTGCGGGCCGGCTCGGTCAAGCGTGTCGCCTCGGGGGTGGGCGAGGGCTCGGTGGTGGTCTCCGCGATCCACCGTTATCTTGAAAGCCTGGAGCAATAG
- the bla gene encoding class A beta-lactamase, whose translation MDRRKFLWASGCAVAAVSAGAPTIGQASAGRFGPAFRKAVLDTEQASGGRLGLSVIDTATGERFGYRAGERFPMCSTFKFALAAAILKQVEGKRETLARRIKVTAADIVPNSPFCEKRVGGTAGVGELCHATITSSDNSAANLLLRTIGGPAGFTRRLRAFGDPATRLDRWETEMSESTPGDVRDTTTPQAMADLTRTLVLGRALAPAGRTQLSDWMKDTRTSGNSLRAGLPKDWVVADKTGAGGHGTDNWLGVIWPTGRAPLVVTSYITGSTLEFEQRRPLHARIGRAIAEAMG comes from the coding sequence ATGGACAGACGCAAATTCCTTTGGGCCAGCGGGTGCGCAGTCGCGGCGGTTTCGGCGGGGGCGCCGACGATCGGCCAGGCCTCGGCGGGGCGCTTCGGCCCCGCCTTCCGAAAGGCAGTGCTCGACACCGAGCAGGCGAGCGGTGGCCGGCTCGGCCTGTCGGTGATCGACACCGCGACCGGCGAGCGCTTCGGCTACCGCGCCGGCGAGCGCTTCCCGATGTGCAGCACGTTCAAGTTCGCACTCGCCGCGGCGATCCTCAAGCAGGTCGAGGGCAAGCGCGAGACGCTCGCGCGCCGCATCAAGGTCACCGCAGCCGACATCGTTCCCAACTCACCTTTCTGCGAGAAGCGTGTCGGCGGCACTGCCGGCGTCGGCGAGCTCTGCCATGCGACGATCACGTCGAGCGACAACAGCGCCGCCAATCTGCTGCTGCGCACGATCGGCGGCCCGGCGGGCTTCACCCGCCGGCTGCGTGCATTTGGCGATCCGGCGACACGGCTCGACCGCTGGGAAACCGAGATGAGCGAATCCACGCCCGGCGACGTTCGCGACACCACCACGCCGCAAGCGATGGCCGATCTGACACGCACGCTCGTGCTCGGCCGCGCGCTCGCGCCTGCCGGCCGGACGCAGCTGAGCGACTGGATGAAGGACACGCGCACCAGCGGCAACAGCCTGCGCGCCGGGCTCCCCAAGGATTGGGTCGTCGCCGACAAGACCGGTGCGGGTGGCCATGGCACCGACAATTGGCTTGGCGTGATCTGGCCGACCGGTCGTGCGCCGCTGGTCGTGACGAGCTACATCACCGGCAGCACCCTCGAATTCGAGCAGCGCCGCCCGCTGCATGCGCGGATCGGACGGGCGATTGCCGAGGCGATGGGATAA
- a CDS encoding DUF3297 family protein encodes MSDTPPDRLSVNPNSPHFQREVLERGIGIRFKGVERHDVEEYSISEGWIRVGLGKKVDRKGQPLTILLKGPVEAWFERPAEGEAAADDAEG; translated from the coding sequence ATGAGTGATACGCCTCCCGACCGCCTGTCGGTCAATCCGAACAGCCCCCATTTCCAGCGCGAAGTGCTGGAGCGCGGGATAGGCATCCGCTTCAAGGGCGTCGAGCGCCACGACGTCGAGGAATACAGCATCTCCGAAGGCTGGATCCGCGTCGGGCTCGGCAAGAAGGTCGATCGCAAGGGCCAGCCGCTGACGATCCTGCTTAAAGGGCCGGTCGAGGCCTGGTTCGAGCGGCCTGCCGAGGGCGAGGCAGCGGCAGACGACGCCGAGGGTTGA
- a CDS encoding UrcA family protein — translation MRLLLNLSATAAAVLVPQAATAREYEVRQIRVNASALDLSAPAGMDELARRIHRAVNRICGSDRDCKDEAWASTEEQVAWAIDRDVWMRRMAEERMAQLDACGDCDMPEPAYYPAPSPMPAPAGGVTVVIVQNAAPPVVYRY, via the coding sequence ATGAGACTGCTGCTAAACCTTTCCGCCACTGCCGCCGCGGTGCTCGTCCCCCAGGCCGCGACGGCGCGCGAGTACGAAGTGCGTCAGATCCGTGTGAACGCCTCGGCGCTCGATCTCTCGGCACCTGCCGGGATGGACGAACTCGCGCGGCGCATCCACCGCGCGGTGAACCGCATCTGCGGCAGCGACCGCGACTGCAAGGACGAGGCCTGGGCGAGCACCGAGGAACAAGTCGCCTGGGCGATCGACCGCGATGTCTGGATGCGTCGCATGGCCGAGGAGCGGATGGCGCAGCTCGATGCGTGCGGCGACTGCGACATGCCCGAGCCGGCTTATTATCCCGCACCCTCGCCGATGCCGGCACCCGCGGGCGGGGTGACCGTGGTGATCGTCCAGAACGCCGCGCCGCCGGTGGTGTACCGCTACTGA
- a CDS encoding YqiJ family protein has translation MLSFLGASENIAFVSAIVLMLLIGVAQLVGLGGDADVDADMDLNLLSWLGVGQLPLLMLLVVFLAVFGVAGLILQQAVSDWTGAPLDAWVAVPAVAVAALPITGLAARGLARILPRDHTTAVPLDVLVGTTAQVVTGRATLGSPARARAEDHHGQAHYVMVEPNDGGQAFEEGERVLLVRREGETFRAVSRGDFRIPSL, from the coding sequence GTGCTTTCGTTTCTTGGCGCATCGGAGAATATCGCCTTCGTCTCGGCGATTGTCCTGATGCTGTTGATCGGTGTGGCGCAGCTTGTCGGGCTTGGCGGCGATGCCGATGTTGACGCCGATATGGATCTCAACCTGCTGAGCTGGCTCGGCGTCGGGCAATTGCCACTGCTGATGCTGCTCGTCGTCTTCCTCGCGGTGTTCGGCGTCGCCGGGCTGATCCTCCAGCAGGCGGTGTCCGACTGGACCGGCGCGCCGCTCGACGCCTGGGTAGCGGTGCCTGCAGTCGCGGTCGCAGCGCTGCCGATCACCGGGCTCGCCGCACGCGGGCTGGCTCGCATCCTGCCGCGCGACCACACCACGGCGGTGCCGCTCGACGTGCTGGTCGGCACCACCGCGCAGGTCGTCACCGGCCGCGCGACGCTCGGCTCGCCCGCCCGCGCCCGTGCCGAGGACCATCACGGCCAGGCGCATTACGTCATGGTCGAGCCCAATGACGGCGGACAAGCCTTCGAGGAAGGCGAGCGCGTGCTGCTCGTCCGCCGCGAAGGCGAAACCTTTCGTGCCGTGTCCCGCGGCGACTTCCGCATCCCGAGCCTGTGA
- the clpA gene encoding ATP-dependent Clp protease ATP-binding subunit ClpA, giving the protein MPSFASALESTLHKALEAASSRRHEYATLEHLLLALVDDEHASKVMSACGVELGDLRSTVAHYLDTELEALKVENSTDPSPTSGFQRVVQRAILHVQSSGRDEVTGANVLVALFSERESYAVYFLQQQDMSRLDAVSFISHGVGKGSTTGETTTPKGAEEDKSTKSAETKSGKGESALKQFTVDLNEKAKNGKVDPLIGRSAEVDRTVQILCRRSKNNPLYVGDPGVGKTAIAEGLARKIVEGQVPDVLKEAVIYSLDMGALLAGTRYRGDFEERLKQVVNELEKLPHAVLFIDEIHTVIGAGATSGGAMDASNLLKPALSGGSIRCIGSTTYKEFRNHFEKDRALLRRFQKIDVNEPSVEDTIKIITGLRSAFEGHHSVKYTPDAIKSAVELSARYINDRKLPDKAIDVIDEVGAMQMLVAPSKRKKVITPKEIEQVIATMARIPAKSVSSDDTRVLANLELDLKRVVFGQDKAIEVLSSAIKLSRAGLRDPDKPIGNYLFSGPTGVGKTEVARQLAEILGIPLQRFDMSEYMERHSVSRLIGAPPGYVGYDQGGLLTDAVDQNPHSVLLLDEIEKAHPDLFNILLQVMDNGKLTDHHGKTVDFRNTILIMTTNAGASDMAKESIGFGESSREDVQEEAVKKLFTPEFRNRLDAIVPFDYLPTEVVARVVDKFILQLELQLADRGVHIQLDEESKTWLTARGYDKLYGARPMGRLIQEKIKQPLAEELLFGKLVHGGEVNVKLKDNALVFETIPAAPKPKKGGKKAEKVAAK; this is encoded by the coding sequence ATGCCTAGTTTCGCCTCCGCCCTCGAATCGACCCTCCACAAGGCGCTCGAAGCCGCGAGCTCGCGACGCCACGAATATGCGACGCTCGAGCATCTGCTGCTCGCGCTGGTCGATGACGAGCACGCCAGCAAGGTGATGAGCGCATGCGGCGTTGAGCTCGGCGACCTGCGCAGCACCGTCGCGCATTATCTCGACACCGAACTCGAAGCGCTGAAGGTCGAGAATTCGACCGATCCGTCGCCGACCAGCGGGTTCCAGCGTGTCGTCCAGCGCGCGATCCTCCACGTCCAGTCCTCGGGCCGCGACGAAGTGACCGGCGCGAACGTGCTCGTCGCCTTGTTCAGCGAGCGCGAGAGCTATGCGGTCTATTTCCTCCAGCAGCAGGACATGAGCCGGCTCGACGCAGTGAGCTTCATCAGCCACGGCGTCGGCAAGGGCTCGACCACCGGCGAGACCACGACGCCCAAGGGCGCCGAGGAGGACAAGTCGACCAAGTCGGCGGAGACCAAGTCCGGCAAGGGCGAGAGCGCGCTCAAGCAGTTCACCGTCGACCTCAACGAGAAGGCCAAGAACGGCAAGGTCGATCCGTTGATCGGGCGCTCGGCCGAAGTCGACCGCACGGTCCAGATCCTGTGCCGCCGCTCGAAGAACAATCCTCTCTATGTCGGCGATCCCGGCGTCGGCAAGACCGCGATCGCCGAAGGCCTGGCGCGGAAGATCGTCGAGGGCCAGGTGCCCGACGTGCTCAAGGAAGCGGTGATCTACTCGCTCGATATGGGCGCGCTGCTCGCCGGCACGCGCTATCGCGGCGACTTCGAGGAGCGGCTCAAGCAAGTCGTCAACGAGCTCGAGAAGCTGCCCCACGCCGTCCTCTTCATCGACGAGATCCACACGGTGATCGGCGCGGGCGCGACCAGCGGCGGCGCGATGGACGCGTCGAACCTCTTGAAGCCGGCTTTGTCGGGCGGATCGATCCGCTGCATCGGCTCGACCACCTACAAGGAATTCCGCAACCATTTCGAGAAGGACCGGGCACTGCTCCGGCGCTTCCAGAAGATCGACGTCAACGAGCCGTCGGTCGAGGACACGATCAAGATCATCACCGGGCTGCGCTCGGCGTTCGAAGGCCATCACTCGGTCAAGTACACGCCCGACGCGATCAAGTCTGCGGTCGAGCTGAGCGCACGCTACATCAACGACCGCAAGCTGCCCGACAAGGCGATCGACGTGATCGACGAAGTCGGCGCGATGCAGATGCTGGTGGCGCCGTCCAAGCGCAAGAAGGTGATCACCCCCAAGGAGATCGAGCAGGTCATCGCGACAATGGCACGCATCCCGGCCAAGTCGGTTTCGTCCGACGACACCCGCGTGCTCGCCAATCTTGAGCTCGACCTCAAGCGCGTGGTGTTCGGGCAGGACAAGGCGATCGAAGTGCTGTCGTCGGCGATCAAGCTCAGCCGTGCCGGGCTGCGTGACCCCGACAAGCCGATCGGCAATTACCTGTTCTCGGGCCCCACCGGCGTCGGCAAGACCGAAGTCGCGCGCCAGCTCGCCGAGATCCTCGGCATCCCGCTCCAGCGCTTCGACATGTCCGAATATATGGAGCGGCACTCGGTGAGCCGCCTGATCGGCGCGCCTCCGGGCTATGTCGGCTATGATCAGGGCGGCCTGCTGACCGACGCGGTCGATCAGAACCCGCATTCGGTGTTGCTGCTCGACGAGATCGAGAAGGCGCATCCGGACCTGTTCAACATCCTGTTGCAGGTGATGGACAACGGCAAGCTCACCGATCACCACGGCAAGACGGTCGATTTCCGCAACACGATCCTGATCATGACCACCAATGCCGGTGCGTCGGACATGGCCAAGGAATCGATCGGCTTCGGCGAGAGCAGCCGCGAGGACGTCCAGGAAGAGGCAGTGAAGAAGCTCTTCACCCCCGAATTCCGCAACCGCCTCGATGCGATTGTGCCGTTCGATTACCTGCCGACCGAAGTGGTGGCGCGCGTGGTGGACAAGTTCATCCTCCAGCTCGAGCTCCAGCTCGCCGATCGCGGCGTCCACATCCAGCTCGACGAGGAATCGAAGACCTGGCTCACCGCGCGCGGCTACGACAAGCTCTATGGCGCGCGCCCGATGGGCCGGCTGATCCAGGAGAAGATCAAGCAGCCACTCGCCGAGGAGCTGCTGTTCGGCAAGCTCGTCCATGGCGGCGAGGTCAATGTGAAGCTCAAGGACAATGCATTGGTCTTCGAGACCATTCCCGCCGCGCCCAAGCCCAAGAAGGGCGGCAAGAAGGCGGAGAAGGTCGCGGCGAAGTAA
- a CDS encoding sensor histidine kinase has protein sequence MAKTVEPAPRLIPGQAPSPLSRPFFEDKARAFWMLQAAGWSGYLLLRSVSSVSNNFAIERFIPVIIEAIVGYCLTLLLSALYGYYRRLPRITGILLTLATLAAATVIYAVIDAFTFSFIREGDASVTLALVFGTVFLNFTVLAGWSALYFGINFYLIVEEQMDQMQLLENQASSAQLAMLRYQLNPHFLFNTLNSISTLVLLKQTERANIMLSRLSSFLRYTLANEPTAHVTLVQEVETLQLYLEIEKMRFDARLRTHFDIDPRVAKARLPSLLLQPLVENAIKYAVTPQEEGADITITARLTGERVQIAVSDTGPGLIESKPRPTLSTGVGLANIKERLAQAFGPDHRFETRTKPGEGFSVEIEIPFQLEEPNREAA, from the coding sequence GTGGCCAAGACAGTCGAACCCGCACCGCGGCTGATACCCGGGCAGGCGCCAAGCCCGCTCTCGCGTCCCTTCTTCGAGGACAAGGCGCGCGCCTTCTGGATGCTCCAGGCGGCGGGGTGGAGCGGCTATCTCCTGCTGCGCAGCGTCTCCAGCGTCTCCAACAACTTCGCGATCGAGCGCTTCATTCCCGTGATCATCGAAGCGATCGTCGGCTATTGCCTGACGCTGCTGCTCTCGGCGCTCTACGGCTATTATCGCCGATTGCCGCGGATCACCGGCATCCTGCTCACCTTGGCCACGCTCGCTGCGGCGACGGTGATCTACGCGGTGATCGACGCCTTCACCTTCTCGTTCATCCGCGAAGGCGATGCCAGCGTCACGCTCGCTTTGGTGTTCGGCACGGTGTTCCTCAACTTCACCGTCCTCGCCGGCTGGTCGGCGCTCTATTTCGGGATCAACTTCTACCTGATCGTCGAAGAGCAGATGGACCAGATGCAGCTGCTCGAGAACCAGGCGTCGAGCGCGCAGCTCGCGATGCTGCGCTACCAGCTCAACCCGCATTTCCTGTTCAACACGCTCAATTCGATCTCGACGCTCGTCCTGCTCAAGCAGACCGAGCGCGCCAACATCATGCTCAGCCGGCTGTCGTCGTTCCTGCGCTACACGCTGGCCAACGAGCCGACCGCGCACGTGACGCTCGTCCAGGAAGTCGAGACGCTCCAGCTCTATCTCGAGATCGAGAAGATGCGCTTCGACGCGCGGCTGCGCACCCATTTCGACATCGACCCGCGCGTTGCCAAGGCGCGGCTGCCCTCGCTGCTGCTCCAGCCGCTGGTCGAGAATGCGATCAAATATGCCGTCACCCCGCAGGAGGAGGGTGCCGATATCACCATCACGGCTCGGCTCACCGGAGAACGAGTGCAGATCGCCGTATCCGACACCGGGCCAGGATTGATTGAAAGCAAGCCGCGCCCGACCCTTTCAACTGGCGTGGGGCTCGCCAACATCAAGGAGCGCTTGGCGCAGGCCTTCGGGCCGGACCATCGTTTCGAAACAAGAACGAAACCCGGGGAAGGTTTCAGCGTTGAGATTGAAATCCCGTTCCAGCTCGAGGAACCCAACCGAGAGGCCGCATGA
- a CDS encoding isocitrate lyase/phosphoenolpyruvate mutase family protein, with the protein MSDAEALPLQLALANAERVVAAVELPVSIDFEGGYAVEAETLAANMAALASTGAVGCNFEDQVIGGTEMHAIDVQTARIAAARRGTGADFFLNARTDIFLQAKPDTHDQAKADAAIERAHAYAAAGASGFFVPGLADLDLLAKICAASPLPVNFMAFPGAPDARAVAQAGVARISHGPFPHLLALKAFEDAAREAFGA; encoded by the coding sequence GTGAGCGACGCCGAGGCGCTGCCGCTCCAACTGGCATTGGCCAATGCCGAACGCGTGGTCGCAGCAGTCGAACTGCCGGTGTCGATCGATTTCGAAGGGGGCTATGCCGTGGAGGCGGAAACGCTCGCCGCCAACATGGCCGCGCTCGCCTCGACCGGTGCGGTCGGCTGCAATTTCGAGGATCAGGTGATCGGCGGCACCGAAATGCACGCGATCGACGTCCAGACCGCCCGGATCGCCGCCGCACGCCGCGGCACCGGTGCCGACTTCTTCCTCAACGCGCGCACCGACATCTTCCTCCAGGCCAAGCCCGACACGCACGACCAGGCCAAGGCCGACGCCGCGATCGAACGCGCGCACGCCTATGCCGCGGCGGGGGCAAGCGGGTTCTTCGTCCCCGGCCTCGCCGATCTCGACCTGCTGGCAAAGATCTGCGCCGCGTCGCCGCTGCCGGTGAACTTCATGGCCTTCCCCGGCGCGCCCGACGCCAGGGCGGTGGCGCAAGCCGGCGTCGCCCGGATCAGTCACGGCCCCTTCCCGCACCTGCTTGCGCTCAAGGCCTTCGAAGATGCGGCGCGAGAGGCGTTCGGCGCGTAA
- a CDS encoding EVE domain-containing protein, with product MAYWLLRSEPDAYSWDDLIRDGGTEWNGVRNYTARNFLKDMQPGDQAIFYHSNTEKAAVGIMEITRAWQPDGDDGKWASVAVKPLEKLAKPVPLADIKAEPRLAGIEVLRQSRLSVTPVRDAEWKVLLEMGGR from the coding sequence ATGGCTTACTGGCTTCTCCGCTCCGAACCCGACGCCTATTCGTGGGACGATCTCATCCGCGACGGCGGCACCGAATGGAATGGCGTGCGCAACTACACTGCGCGCAATTTCCTCAAGGACATGCAGCCGGGCGACCAGGCGATCTTCTACCATTCGAACACCGAAAAGGCCGCGGTGGGGATCATGGAGATCACCCGCGCCTGGCAGCCCGATGGCGACGACGGCAAATGGGCGAGCGTCGCGGTCAAGCCGCTCGAGAAGTTGGCGAAGCCCGTGCCGCTCGCCGACATCAAGGCCGAGCCGCGGCTTGCCGGAATCGAAGTGCTGCGCCAGTCGCGGCTGTCGGTCACCCCCGTGCGCGACGCGGAGTGGAAGGTGCTGCTGGAGATGGGGGGACGTTGA
- a CDS encoding NAD(P)H-quinone oxidoreductase: MMTVPDTMLAIDPEQPGGPEVLVPVTRPVPAPGEGEVLIKVAAAGVNRPEVMQRMGLYPAPPGAPSILGLEVSGEIVAVGEDVASDMIGQKVCALVAGGGYAQYVVAPLGQCLPVPDALSMVEAAAMPETLFTVWTNVFERAYAADGDWILVHGGTSGIGTMTIALARLFHLTALVTAGSDAKCEAARKLGAADAINYKTEDFVERVKDITGGRGVDVVLDMIGGDYIPRNLQCLADDGRHVSIAVQRGAEATIPLWTVMRKRLVLTGSTLRPRSTEFKTLVADEIARVVWPHVGEGRLKPVIDTIYPFADAASAHRRMESGEHIGKIVLTLEGA, encoded by the coding sequence ATGATGACCGTCCCCGACACGATGCTCGCCATCGATCCCGAGCAGCCGGGCGGCCCCGAGGTTCTGGTGCCTGTCACGCGCCCGGTGCCGGCACCCGGCGAAGGCGAAGTGCTGATCAAGGTCGCCGCAGCGGGGGTCAACCGGCCCGAAGTGATGCAGCGCATGGGTCTCTATCCCGCCCCGCCTGGCGCGCCGTCGATCCTCGGGCTCGAAGTGTCGGGCGAGATCGTCGCGGTTGGCGAGGACGTGGCGTCCGACATGATCGGACAGAAGGTCTGCGCGCTGGTCGCCGGCGGCGGCTATGCCCAATATGTCGTGGCGCCGCTTGGCCAGTGCCTGCCGGTGCCCGATGCGCTGTCGATGGTCGAGGCGGCGGCGATGCCCGAGACGCTGTTCACCGTGTGGACCAACGTCTTCGAGCGCGCTTATGCAGCCGATGGCGACTGGATCCTCGTGCATGGCGGCACCAGCGGGATCGGCACGATGACGATCGCGCTGGCGCGGCTGTTCCATCTGACCGCGCTCGTCACCGCCGGCTCCGATGCCAAGTGCGAGGCGGCGCGGAAGCTGGGCGCCGCCGACGCGATCAACTACAAGACCGAGGATTTCGTCGAACGGGTCAAGGACATCACTGGCGGCCGCGGGGTCGATGTGGTGCTCGACATGATCGGCGGCGACTATATCCCGCGCAACCTCCAGTGCCTGGCCGACGATGGGCGGCACGTCTCGATCGCGGTCCAGCGCGGGGCGGAGGCGACGATCCCCTTGTGGACCGTGATGCGCAAGCGGCTGGTGCTCACCGGATCGACGCTGCGGCCGCGCAGCACCGAGTTCAAGACTCTGGTCGCCGACGAAATCGCGCGCGTCGTCTGGCCGCATGTCGGCGAGGGGCGACTCAAGCCGGTGATCGATACGATCTATCCGTTCGCCGACGCCGCGAGCGCGCATCGCCGGATGGAATCGGGCGAGCATATCGGCAAGATCGTGCTGACGTTGGAGGGGGCATAG
- a CDS encoding DUF1192 domain-containing protein, whose product MDADENLPRRKDDLAEQLGKQDLDPLSVDELNERIRLLEAEIARARAKIQYAVNHRASADALFKR is encoded by the coding sequence ATGGACGCAGACGAAAACCTGCCGCGCCGCAAGGACGACCTCGCCGAACAGCTCGGCAAGCAGGACTTGGATCCGCTTTCGGTCGACGAACTGAACGAGCGAATCCGGCTGCTCGAGGCCGAGATCGCACGGGCACGTGCAAAGATTCAATACGCAGTTAACCACCGCGCAAGCGCAGACGCTCTATTTAAGAGATGA
- a CDS encoding LytR/AlgR family response regulator transcription factor, translating into MTIRTILVDDEPLAIQGLELRLEEHEDVEIIDKCSNGREAIRAIKTHKPDLVFLDIQMPGFDGFSVVQGLMEVEPPLFVFVTAYSDHAIRAFEAQAMDYLMKPVEPARLADTLDRVRQRLSEKRGVEEVEKLKEVLAEVAPDAVDDMASEGTELASNRFEKLINIKDRGQIFRVDVDTIERIDAAGDYMCIYTGDNTLILRETMKDLEKRLDPRRFQRVHRSTIVNLDLVRQVKPHTNGECFLVLDSGASVKVSRSYRDVVARFVH; encoded by the coding sequence ATGACCATCCGTACCATCCTCGTTGACGACGAACCCCTGGCGATTCAGGGGCTCGAGCTCCGACTGGAGGAGCATGAGGATGTCGAAATCATCGACAAATGCTCCAACGGCCGCGAAGCCATCCGCGCCATCAAGACCCACAAGCCCGACCTCGTCTTCCTCGACATCCAGATGCCCGGCTTCGACGGCTTCTCGGTCGTCCAGGGGCTGATGGAAGTCGAACCACCGCTGTTCGTCTTCGTCACCGCCTATAGCGACCACGCCATCCGCGCCTTCGAGGCGCAAGCGATGGACTATCTGATGAAGCCGGTCGAGCCCGCCCGGCTCGCCGACACGCTCGACCGCGTCCGCCAGCGCCTTTCCGAGAAGCGCGGGGTGGAAGAGGTCGAGAAGCTCAAGGAAGTGCTTGCCGAAGTCGCCCCCGACGCGGTCGACGACATGGCCTCGGAGGGGACCGAGCTCGCCTCGAACCGCTTCGAGAAGCTGATCAACATCAAGGATCGCGGCCAGATTTTCCGCGTCGACGTCGATACGATCGAGCGGATCGATGCTGCCGGCGACTATATGTGCATCTATACCGGCGACAACACGCTGATCCTGCGCGAGACGATGAAGGATCTCGAGAAGCGCCTCGATCCACGGCGCTTCCAGCGCGTGCACCGTTCGACCATCGTCAACCTCGACCTCGTCCGCCAGGTCAAGCCGCACACCAACGGCGAATGCTTCCTGGTGCTCGATTCGGGCGCAAGCGTGAAGGTAAGCCGGAGCTACCGCGACGTGGTGGCACGGTTCGTCCACTGA